Proteins co-encoded in one Tursiops truncatus isolate mTurTru1 chromosome 17, mTurTru1.mat.Y, whole genome shotgun sequence genomic window:
- the GSDMD gene encoding gasdermin-D, with amino-acid sequence MASAFARVVRSVVQELDHGGELTPVDSLQSSTSFQLYCLLGRKSSSSRFWKHRYTRVNLSIRDILEPDAPEPAVECGNTFHFHDAMDGKMQGSVELAAPGQGKLSGGAAVSGSSSASMIVCTLRVAPNTWEAMHRERRLRRPEHKVLQQLRNRGDDVFVVTEVLQTQQEVEVTRTQKQEGSGQFALPGAMGLQGRGEGHLSQNKMVTIPAGSILAFRVAQLVIGSDWDILFFPDKKQTTFRPQQEGGQLQRSSCLTSTKFLSLRFKFLSDGPMEDRLVTTEGFQGLQAEVEAWAVGLEGLSREPCRQLLGALGQVLRDEAALQALDESLEHGLRGGLLESRDGPVGAVLECLVFSSRRLEKRLAGPVFYLLQALAVLSATQHVLLAEVLEMGALSGAFKLVESLLEQSTPWQEHRAVSLPHELLGSSWGSEAPTWVLLEECGLEPQVGAPQVCWKPEAQGCANALYACLTLLFRLSRLC; translated from the exons ATGGCATCGGCCTTTGCAAGGGTGGTCAGGAGCGTGGTCCAGGAGCTGGACCACGGTGGGGAGCTCACCCCTGTGGACAGCCTGCAGAGCTCCACCAGCTTCCAGCTCTACTGCCTTTTGGGCAGGAAGTCCTCGAGTTCACGGTTCTGGAAACACCGCTACACACGTGTCAACCTGTCCATCAGGGACATCCTGGAGCCCGACGCCCCAGAGCCAG CTGTGGAGTGTGGCAACACCTTCCATTTCCACGATGCTATGGATGGGAAGATGCAGGGCAGCGTGGAGCTGGCGGCCCCAGGACAGGGGAAGCTGTCAGGCGGGGCCGCGGTGTCCGGCAGCTCCAGCGCCTCGATGATCGTGTGCACGCTGCGAGTGGCGCCCAACACCTGGGAAGCCATGCATCGAGAGAG GCGCTTGCGGCGGCCTGAGCACAAAGTCCTGCAGCAGCTGCGGAATCGTGGGGATGACGTGTTCGTCGTGACCGAGGTGCTGCAGACACAGCAGGAGGTGGAAGTCACCCGGACCCAAAAGCAGGAGGGCTCCGGCCAGTTTGCACTTCCGGGAGCCATGGGCTTGCAG GGCAGAGGCGAGGGCCACCTGAGCCAGAACAAGATGGTCACCATCCCCGCGGGCAGCATCCTCGCCTTTCGGGTGGCCCAGCTGGTTATTGGCTCTGACTGGG ACATCCTCTTCTTCCCGGACAAGAAGCAGACGACCTTCAGGCCACAGCAGGAAG GTGGCCAGCTGCAGCGGTCCTCCTGCCTCACCTCCacaaaatttctctctctccgcTTCAAGTTCCTGTCGG ATGGGCCCATGGAGGACCGGTTGGTGACCACCGAAGGCTTCCAGGGCCTGCAGGCAGAAGTGGAGGCTTGGGCCGTGGGCCTGGAGGGCTTGTCCAGGGAGCCTTGTCGGCAGCTGCTGGGGGCCCTCGGGCAGGTGCTGCGGGACGAGGCCGCCCTGCAAGCCCTGGATGAGTCG CTGGAGCACGGCCTGCGTGGCGGGCTTTTGGAGTCTCGGGATGGTCCGGTGGGTGCTGTCCTCGAGTGCCTGGTGTTTTCCTCCAGAAGGCTGGAAAAGAGACTTGCCGGCCCCGTCTTCTACCTGCTGCAAGCTCTAGCTG TGCTGAGTGCAACCCAGCACGTGCTGCTGGCTGAGGTGCTGGAGATGGGGGCCCTGTCAGGGGCGTTCAAACTG GTGGAGAGCCTTTTGGAGCAGAGCACCCCATGGCAGGAGCACAGGGCCGTGTCCCTGCCGCACGAGCTCCTGGGGAGCAGCTGGGGCTCAGAGGCACCCACCTGGGTCCTGCTGGAGGAGTGTGGCCTTGAGCCACAGGTGGGCGCCCCCCAGGTGTGCTGGAAACCGGAGGCCCAGGGCTGCGCGAACGCGCTTTACGCCTGCCTCACACTGCTGTTCAGGCTGAGCCGGCTCTGCTAG